A portion of the Algimonas porphyrae genome contains these proteins:
- the folP gene encoding dihydropteroate synthase, producing MFTRPKIMGILNVTPDSFSDGGQFVDLDRAVAQARRLIDDGADMLDIGGESTRPGAQAVPWQVERDRVVPVIQAIRDATRDQDPEPIISIDTRKPEVAEAAVLAGADIWNDVSALTYSDDSLTLAAELGCPVILMHAQGTPETMQDRPHYTAVVEEVLDWLEGRIAACESAGIDRASMTIDPGIGFGKRLEDNLVILRHTARFAALAPTLIGTSRKSFIQKIDGSAVNQRLGGSLASALYAAKEGAAILRVHDVAETRQALRVWEEIYAH from the coding sequence ATGTTTACACGGCCGAAGATCATGGGGATCCTCAACGTTACGCCGGATAGTTTTTCCGATGGCGGACAATTTGTCGATCTCGATCGGGCTGTGGCGCAGGCGCGGCGGCTGATCGATGACGGCGCAGATATGCTCGATATTGGCGGTGAAAGCACGCGCCCCGGTGCGCAGGCCGTGCCTTGGCAAGTAGAACGCGACCGGGTCGTTCCCGTCATTCAGGCCATTCGCGACGCAACCCGCGATCAGGACCCCGAACCCATCATCAGCATCGATACGCGCAAGCCCGAGGTCGCCGAGGCGGCTGTTCTGGCGGGGGCCGATATATGGAACGATGTGTCAGCCCTGACCTATTCGGACGACAGCTTGACGCTCGCCGCCGAGCTCGGCTGCCCCGTCATCCTGATGCATGCCCAAGGCACGCCGGAGACGATGCAGGACCGTCCCCATTACACAGCGGTCGTCGAGGAGGTGCTGGACTGGCTCGAGGGCCGGATTGCGGCCTGCGAGTCCGCCGGGATCGATCGCGCGTCAATGACCATCGATCCGGGGATCGGGTTCGGTAAGCGGCTGGAGGATAATCTCGTCATCCTGCGTCACACGGCCCGCTTCGCAGCCCTCGCGCCGACCCTGATTGGCACGTCGCGGAAGAGCTTCATTCAGAAGATCGACGGGAGTGCTGTGAACCAGCGTTTGGGAGGCTCACTGGCGAGTGCGCTCTATGCGGCGAAGGAGGGGGCCGCGATATTGCGCGTCCATGACGTGGCAGAGACGCGGCAGGCGTTGCGGGTTTGGGAGGAAATATATGCCCACTGA
- a CDS encoding competence/damage-inducible protein A, which yields MTTVLTKVTAGVLLIGDELLSGRTQDTNLATIADFLAPLGVSVGEARILPDDAAIITRTVRDFSDRFDYVFTTGGIGPTHDDITADCIAAAFDLTIAERADALASLRERYAEGELNAARRRMARIPDGASLIANPVSQAPGFQTRNVFTLAGVPQIMRGMLADIGHRIEGGARTHQISVTCEGIGEGDAAEPLAGIEASYPDISIGSYPFFNDALRGVTFVARGPDQEQLARVKADLERLVARLTDG from the coding sequence GTGACGACCGTCCTGACCAAGGTCACGGCAGGAGTCCTGCTGATTGGTGACGAATTGCTGTCGGGACGGACGCAGGATACCAATCTGGCGACGATTGCAGACTTTCTCGCGCCGCTGGGCGTATCGGTCGGCGAGGCACGCATTCTGCCCGACGACGCGGCGATCATCACCCGCACGGTGCGCGATTTCTCGGATCGGTTTGATTATGTCTTTACCACAGGGGGCATCGGACCGACCCATGACGATATCACGGCGGACTGTATCGCCGCCGCCTTCGATCTGACGATAGCCGAACGCGCCGACGCGCTTGCATCGCTGCGCGAGCGGTATGCGGAAGGTGAGCTCAACGCCGCGCGGCGGCGTATGGCGCGTATTCCGGACGGGGCGTCCCTGATCGCCAATCCGGTCAGTCAGGCCCCCGGATTTCAGACCCGCAACGTCTTCACGCTCGCCGGTGTACCGCAGATCATGCGGGGCATGCTGGCCGACATTGGTCACCGGATCGAAGGCGGCGCCAGGACCCATCAGATCAGTGTCACTTGTGAAGGCATTGGCGAGGGGGACGCGGCAGAGCCGCTGGCCGGGATCGAAGCGTCCTATCCGGACATCTCCATCGGCAGCTATCCCTTCTTTAATGATGCACTGCGCGGTGTGACATTCGTGGCGCGGGGACCGGATCAAGAGCAGCTGGCGCGTGTAAAAGCCGACCTTGAAAGGCTTGTCGCACGACTGACGGACGGTTAG
- the ftsH gene encoding ATP-dependent zinc metalloprotease FtsH, producing MAEKKTPPPNNNRQFAVWGLIILLMLIVFTVAQSGASRPAPGETFTFSDFRERVEASEVQSAKIDIPGGVVTGKLRNGEDYSVNVPPVSADPAGEILDGSGVPYEYAEKTEPSVLANILLSLLPLLIIIGLFFLVFRNMQGGGRGGAMSFGKSKAKLLTENTKRVTFEDVAGVESAKEDLKEVVEFLKDPSKFTRLGARIPTGALLVGPPGTGKTLLARAVAGEAGVPFFTISGSDFVEMFVGVGASRVREMFAEARKHAPCIIFIDEIDAVGRHRGVGTSGGHEEREQTLNQLLVEMDGFEGQEGVIIVAATNRPDVLDKALLRPGRFDRQIEVPYPDIQGREKILEVHMRGKPMAADIDVKYIARGTPGFSGADLANLVNEAALLSARRNKLKITMREFEDARDKVMMGAERRTLAMSDEEKAMTAYHEAGHAIVGLNMEGSLPIHKATIIPRGRALGMVQYLPERDQISQSRQEMIARMAMAMGGRAAEELHFGYDKVTSGASSDIEQVTRIATAMVTEWGLSDEIGPIAYKDTDQQSFHPGIGRGSAISPETAKLIESEIKRFVTEAHDKAREILTDKKDDWIALAEALLEYETLSGDEIKALLDDGTKPKRPDLSGGKRPTVSPVPTTKSSKGPKTIGGPSEA from the coding sequence ATGGCCGAGAAAAAGACACCGCCCCCCAATAATAACCGGCAGTTTGCCGTGTGGGGGCTGATCATTCTGCTGATGCTGATTGTGTTCACGGTCGCGCAAAGCGGGGCCTCGCGCCCCGCGCCCGGTGAAACCTTCACCTTCTCTGACTTCCGCGAACGGGTCGAAGCTAGCGAAGTCCAGTCCGCCAAGATCGACATCCCTGGCGGCGTGGTGACTGGCAAACTCCGCAATGGCGAAGATTATTCCGTCAATGTGCCCCCCGTATCGGCGGATCCGGCGGGTGAGATACTGGACGGCTCTGGCGTGCCCTATGAATATGCGGAAAAGACCGAGCCGTCCGTTCTGGCCAATATCCTTCTATCGCTTCTGCCGCTGCTGATCATTATCGGCCTGTTCTTCCTCGTCTTCCGCAACATGCAAGGCGGTGGCCGGGGCGGCGCGATGAGCTTCGGCAAGTCGAAGGCCAAGCTGCTGACCGAAAACACCAAGCGCGTGACATTCGAAGATGTGGCGGGCGTGGAATCGGCGAAGGAAGATCTGAAGGAAGTCGTCGAATTCCTGAAGGATCCGAGCAAGTTCACTCGCCTTGGCGCGCGTATCCCGACGGGTGCCTTGCTGGTGGGACCGCCCGGAACGGGTAAGACCCTGCTGGCACGCGCCGTTGCGGGCGAAGCGGGCGTACCGTTCTTCACGATTTCGGGCTCTGACTTCGTCGAAATGTTCGTTGGCGTAGGTGCGTCCCGCGTGCGCGAAATGTTCGCCGAAGCGCGCAAACATGCACCCTGCATCATCTTCATCGACGAAATCGATGCGGTGGGTCGTCACCGCGGCGTTGGCACATCCGGCGGACATGAGGAACGCGAACAGACACTCAACCAGCTGCTGGTCGAAATGGACGGGTTCGAAGGTCAGGAAGGCGTGATCATCGTCGCTGCGACCAACCGCCCGGACGTGCTCGACAAGGCATTGCTGCGTCCCGGTCGTTTCGACCGCCAGATCGAGGTGCCCTATCCGGATATTCAGGGACGCGAGAAAATTCTCGAAGTTCACATGCGCGGCAAGCCGATGGCGGCTGACATTGACGTCAAATATATCGCACGCGGCACGCCCGGCTTCTCTGGCGCGGATCTGGCCAACCTCGTCAATGAGGCAGCCCTGCTGTCGGCACGGCGCAACAAGCTCAAGATTACCATGCGTGAGTTCGAAGATGCGCGCGACAAGGTGATGATGGGGGCTGAACGCCGGACGCTTGCCATGTCCGATGAAGAAAAGGCGATGACCGCCTATCACGAAGCCGGTCACGCCATTGTCGGCTTGAACATGGAAGGCAGCCTGCCGATCCATAAGGCGACGATCATCCCGCGTGGGCGTGCGCTCGGTATGGTGCAATATCTACCCGAGCGTGATCAGATCAGTCAGAGCCGTCAGGAAATGATTGCCCGCATGGCGATGGCGATGGGCGGCCGCGCCGCCGAAGAACTTCACTTCGGCTATGACAAGGTTACCTCTGGTGCGAGCTCGGACATCGAGCAGGTCACACGGATTGCAACGGCCATGGTTACGGAGTGGGGCCTGTCAGATGAAATCGGCCCGATCGCCTATAAGGATACAGACCAGCAGAGCTTCCACCCCGGCATCGGGCGCGGATCTGCCATTTCGCCTGAGACGGCAAAACTGATCGAGAGCGAGATCAAGCGTTTCGTGACCGAAGCCCATGACAAGGCGCGTGAGATACTGACCGATAAAAAGGATGACTGGATCGCGCTGGCCGAAGCCCTGCTGGAATATGAGACGCTGTCCGGTGATGAAATCAAGGCGCTGCTGGACGATGGGACCAAACCGAAACGGCCCGACCTGTCCGGCGGAAAGCGCCCGACCGTCAGCCCCGTGCCGACGACGAAATCCAGCAAAGGGCCTAAGACCATCGGGGGCCCCTCGGAAGCGTAA
- a CDS encoding DMT family transporter: protein MPQPYSQDRKTDALTGLDQAATGQVVQPKPLSRPVLLTLCLSLILIWGSAFNFVGVGVDHISPFWLTAWRLVVGALFLTAYALLSGARFPALTDRRWVWYSGLGLTGAVVPFLLMAQGQKTVDSGLTAVIVGAMPLITILLAHFFTSEKLTLFKIVGFFIGFLGVAVLFLPDDFAVGLTGDWKAQLLILGAAFCYGGTTVAAKNAPITNAAVGAAIMMIAASVAGVGSALIVDPGGHVPNLTALIMILLLGFGATGIATILYLVFIERVGPSAMARLNYFPPVASVVFGVWFLHEPFTWKIALAFAIIILGVFVSRIRRTDPSAPQMDWPDPDQGRPRPPIPAVRPDRD from the coding sequence ATGCCGCAGCCCTATTCACAAGATCGGAAAACAGATGCGTTGACCGGTCTGGACCAAGCTGCCACGGGGCAGGTCGTGCAGCCCAAACCCCTCAGCCGTCCAGTCCTGTTGACCCTCTGCCTGTCACTGATCCTGATCTGGGGCAGTGCGTTCAATTTCGTCGGCGTTGGGGTGGATCATATCAGCCCGTTCTGGCTGACGGCATGGCGTCTGGTCGTCGGGGCGCTGTTCCTGACAGCCTATGCCTTGCTCAGCGGAGCCCGCTTCCCAGCGCTAACCGATCGACGCTGGGTCTGGTATTCCGGCCTGGGGCTGACAGGGGCAGTCGTGCCGTTCCTGCTGATGGCGCAAGGTCAGAAGACGGTCGATAGCGGACTGACCGCTGTCATCGTCGGGGCCATGCCGCTAATCACCATTTTGCTGGCGCATTTCTTCACATCCGAAAAACTGACCTTGTTCAAGATAGTCGGCTTCTTCATCGGCTTTCTGGGCGTAGCCGTCCTGTTCCTGCCGGATGACTTCGCTGTCGGGCTGACGGGCGACTGGAAAGCGCAATTGCTGATCCTCGGCGCAGCCTTCTGCTATGGCGGCACAACGGTGGCGGCGAAGAATGCGCCCATCACTAACGCCGCGGTGGGCGCGGCCATCATGATGATCGCCGCCAGTGTTGCAGGCGTGGGGTCCGCCCTGATCGTCGATCCCGGCGGCCATGTGCCCAATCTGACGGCGCTGATCATGATCCTGTTGCTGGGTTTTGGCGCGACGGGGATCGCGACGATCCTCTATCTGGTCTTCATCGAAAGGGTCGGGCCGAGCGCGATGGCGCGGTTGAACTATTTCCCGCCTGTCGCCAGCGTCGTCTTCGGCGTCTGGTTCCTGCACGAACCGTTCACGTGGAAGATCGCCCTCGCCTTCGCCATCATCATTCTCGGCGTCTTCGTCAGCCGGATCAGGAGGACAGACCCTTCAGCGCCGCAAATGGATTGGCCGGATCCGGATCAGGGTCGTCCCCGTCCGCCGATCCCTGCGGTACGGCCAGACCGTGATTGA
- the tilS gene encoding tRNA lysidine(34) synthetase TilS, with product MLSEAVRAHLATRLPDDAPHFALAYSGGGDSLSLLAALKDHPGLKAVLHVDHGLRDSSEREAAMAGLLASQYGWDVTVLTWHPYEPPKTGLQAKARRARYQLMGDYCRRHRLDHLVTAHHADDQAETVLMRLDRGSGWRGAAGMQSRRYGAVWPELAGITLVRPVLSISREALRASTQALSPIEDPSNRDIRFNRIRTRHYLASRPDVRADMLALSADMQAGLARDREHMRRQLRDYHLSHEGLLSVPRLIDAPTLAALAPIIGGQAGPPDRSRIAAHLTSLSAQSRLAIGHGCLAQWDGQRLTLSRDPVAMTGRQDGRQPPTAIRQEIGSAPIVWDGRFLLRGGGESFSRSGVVTMSDTAFSMAVTCGSTTLWTEDCKPSCMDRTRKT from the coding sequence GTGCTGAGCGAGGCGGTCCGCGCCCATCTGGCAACGCGCTTGCCGGATGATGCCCCACATTTTGCTCTGGCTTATTCCGGCGGTGGCGACAGCCTGTCCCTGCTGGCGGCCCTGAAGGATCATCCTGGACTGAAAGCGGTGCTGCATGTCGATCATGGCCTGCGCGACAGTTCGGAACGCGAAGCGGCGATGGCGGGGCTTCTGGCCTCGCAATATGGGTGGGATGTGACCGTCCTGACTTGGCACCCCTATGAACCACCGAAAACCGGATTGCAGGCCAAGGCGCGGCGCGCGCGTTATCAGCTCATGGGCGATTATTGCCGGCGGCATAGGCTCGATCATTTAGTCACGGCGCATCATGCCGACGATCAGGCCGAAACCGTCCTGATGCGGCTGGATCGGGGGTCCGGATGGCGGGGTGCGGCCGGCATGCAGTCCCGTCGCTACGGGGCCGTCTGGCCGGAGCTGGCGGGCATCACGCTTGTGCGGCCCGTTCTCTCGATCAGTCGGGAGGCGCTCCGCGCTTCGACGCAGGCGCTGTCGCCGATCGAAGACCCATCCAACCGGGACATTCGCTTCAACCGCATTCGCACCCGACACTATCTGGCCAGCCGTCCAGATGTGCGCGCCGACATGCTGGCTCTGTCTGCGGATATGCAGGCCGGACTGGCGCGGGACCGGGAACATATGCGGCGTCAGCTGCGGGATTATCATTTAAGCCATGAGGGATTGCTGAGCGTGCCCCGGCTGATCGACGCGCCGACACTGGCCGCGCTGGCGCCGATCATTGGCGGGCAGGCAGGCCCGCCGGACCGAAGCCGCATCGCGGCCCATCTCACGTCGCTGAGCGCGCAGTCCCGCCTTGCCATCGGTCATGGCTGTCTGGCGCAGTGGGACGGACAGCGTCTGACCCTGTCGCGCGATCCCGTCGCCATGACGGGGCGGCAGGATGGTCGCCAGCCCCCAACCGCGATACGGCAGGAGATCGGCTCGGCGCCGATCGTCTGGGATGGCCGTTTTCTGCTGCGCGGCGGGGGGGAATCATTCAGCCGGAGCGGCGTGGTCACCATGTCGGATACCGCATTCTCTATGGCCGTGACGTGCGGATCGACAACCTTGTGGACCGAAGATTGCAAGCCCTCCTGCATGGATCGAACCCGAAAGACGTAA
- a CDS encoding RluA family pseudouridine synthase, which translates to MTDGHWQTRIAEAPEAGERVDKWLSSWTELSRARVRDLVERDHVRANGDIIRKVTGKVREGVEYAVLVPPPVDDTPRPENIPLSILYEDEHLIVIDKPSGLTVHPAPGSRAGTLVNALLFHCADTLSGIGGVMRPGIVHRLDKDTSGVMVVAKTDKAHRGLAKQFARHTIERAYICLVRGRPNPRSGRIATRLARSSHDRKKQSVVRGTDDNLDASDHGRHAITHYASLRGFGQKKNASVGTPVVAEVECRLETGRTHQIRVHMAHIGCPLLGDPLYGNQRAFLSNRSAVEGRVRDAIATFKRQALHARLLGFVHPMTKEAMTFETPPPADYQALVESLSGLPRS; encoded by the coding sequence ATGACTGACGGTCACTGGCAAACCCGTATCGCGGAAGCCCCCGAAGCCGGCGAACGGGTCGACAAGTGGCTTTCCAGCTGGACCGAACTGTCCCGGGCACGCGTGCGCGATCTGGTTGAGCGCGATCATGTCCGCGCCAATGGCGACATCATCAGAAAAGTGACTGGCAAGGTTCGCGAGGGCGTCGAATATGCCGTTCTGGTCCCGCCCCCTGTCGATGATACACCCAGGCCCGAAAACATCCCGCTCTCCATCTTGTATGAGGATGAGCATCTGATCGTGATCGACAAGCCGTCTGGCCTCACCGTCCATCCCGCCCCCGGATCACGTGCCGGGACATTGGTTAATGCGCTGCTGTTCCACTGCGCCGACACGCTATCGGGAATTGGCGGGGTGATGCGCCCTGGCATCGTGCACCGTCTCGACAAAGATACGTCCGGCGTCATGGTCGTTGCCAAGACGGACAAGGCGCACCGCGGACTGGCCAAGCAGTTTGCCCGGCATACGATTGAAAGAGCCTATATCTGCCTGGTGCGGGGGCGGCCCAATCCGCGATCCGGGCGGATCGCGACGCGACTGGCCCGCTCGTCCCATGACCGCAAAAAACAGTCGGTCGTCCGGGGCACGGATGACAATCTCGACGCCTCGGATCATGGTCGACACGCGATCACCCATTACGCCAGCCTGCGCGGCTTCGGTCAGAAGAAGAATGCCAGCGTCGGTACGCCCGTCGTCGCCGAAGTCGAATGTCGCCTGGAGACAGGCCGGACGCACCAGATCCGTGTGCATATGGCGCATATTGGCTGCCCGCTGCTCGGTGATCCGCTTTACGGCAATCAGCGCGCCTTTCTGTCCAACCGCTCCGCGGTTGAAGGTCGGGTGCGCGACGCCATCGCCACCTTCAAACGGCAGGCCCTGCATGCGCGCCTGCTAGGCTTCGTCCATCCGATGACGAAGGAGGCGATGACATTCGAAACGCCGCCGCCAGCGGATTATCAGGCGCTGGTCGAGTCTCTGTCCGGACTGCCGCGATCATAG
- the thiD gene encoding bifunctional hydroxymethylpyrimidine kinase/phosphomethylpyrimidine kinase gives MNTSDTPTARVLIIAGSDSSGGAGIQADIKACAAFGAYSMTAVTAVTAQNTLGVHKVDLMSPDMVRAQIEACVSDIGVDVIKLGMLGSEAIIRTVYELIEPLDATVVLDPVMVATSGDRLLEEGAVAAMKELLVPIADLVTPNVPEAEILTGLSITDTDDLAKAGETILAMGSYAALMKGGHLDMTSVVDVLVSEDGASVMTGPRIHSRHTHGTGCTLASAVAAALALGANLDEAVSSARDYVFEAIRTAPKLGGGSGPLNHGLAVPQGSADGDDPDPDPANPFAALKGLSS, from the coding sequence ATGAATACTTCTGACACACCGACGGCCCGCGTCCTTATCATCGCTGGGTCTGATTCCTCCGGGGGCGCGGGTATCCAGGCCGACATCAAGGCCTGCGCGGCGTTTGGGGCCTATTCCATGACGGCGGTTACAGCCGTGACAGCGCAAAATACCCTGGGTGTGCATAAGGTGGATTTGATGAGCCCCGACATGGTGCGGGCGCAGATCGAAGCTTGCGTCAGCGATATTGGCGTCGATGTGATCAAGCTCGGCATGCTGGGATCGGAAGCCATTATCCGCACCGTATATGAGCTGATCGAGCCGCTGGACGCGACCGTTGTGCTGGACCCGGTCATGGTGGCGACATCCGGCGACCGGCTTCTGGAAGAAGGCGCTGTTGCCGCCATGAAAGAGCTGCTGGTGCCGATTGCCGATCTGGTAACGCCTAACGTGCCCGAAGCGGAAATCCTGACGGGTCTGTCCATCACCGATACGGATGATCTGGCCAAGGCGGGCGAAACGATTCTGGCGATGGGGAGCTATGCCGCGCTTATGAAGGGCGGGCATCTGGACATGACGTCCGTGGTCGATGTGCTGGTGTCCGAAGACGGGGCCAGTGTGATGACGGGGCCGCGCATCCATTCGCGTCATACGCACGGCACGGGGTGCACGCTGGCCAGCGCGGTCGCTGCCGCATTGGCGTTAGGCGCCAATCTGGACGAGGCGGTCAGTTCAGCCCGAGACTATGTGTTCGAGGCGATCCGGACCGCGCCGAAACTGGGCGGCGGCAGCGGGCCGCTCAATCACGGTCTGGCCGTACCGCAGGGATCGGCGGACGGGGACGACCCTGATCCGGATCCGGCCAATCCATTTGCGGCGCTGAAGGGTCTGTCCTCCTGA
- a CDS encoding L,D-transpeptidase family protein: protein MKRILASALVLNAFAAGAFATAPGPLNPLAPKAMLAYTNGSDVVPGPAIPQADLIAALESVVDHGLDPTDYHLALIRDKGTSGEMALYAVDAWMSAASHIAFGKLSPTSVEPDWTAKGRQADLVASLRGALAEGQLAGSLDALAPQHSAYQSLVTEMRRRRSAPQTNDIEIPSGETLKPGMSSPRVETLQRRLSMDPTGQFDTATADAVMTFQSENGLDADGLVGPATLRALNRGSSQAIDQLRVNLERWRWLADDLGRRHVRVNIADFSVQAWQDGAIHRVHGAIVGRPYRKTPVFSDQIRYVVLNPWWETPASLARRDKLPLFQKDPAAVKRLGFQVLDRSGAVIDASTVDWKAVPAGTMPYRIRQAPGDQNALGQVKIMFPNSHNVYLHDTPNRGLFAQRQRAFSSGCIRTQDPIDLTEWLLSETPDWNRTRIDAALDGGRETRANLSQPVPVHILYMTAVSDASGVRYLDDIYDRDGAVLAGLKKTAKTR from the coding sequence ATGAAACGAATTCTGGCATCGGCCCTAGTTCTAAACGCGTTCGCCGCCGGCGCTTTTGCGACCGCGCCGGGACCGCTCAATCCGCTCGCCCCGAAGGCGATGCTGGCTTACACCAATGGATCGGACGTCGTGCCGGGACCCGCCATTCCACAAGCCGATCTGATCGCCGCGCTGGAAAGCGTCGTGGATCACGGGCTCGACCCGACGGATTATCACCTGGCGCTGATCCGGGACAAGGGCACCTCTGGCGAGATGGCGCTCTATGCCGTTGATGCGTGGATGAGCGCGGCGTCGCACATCGCATTCGGTAAGTTGTCGCCGACATCGGTTGAACCTGACTGGACCGCAAAAGGGCGACAGGCCGATCTGGTTGCGTCATTGCGCGGGGCGCTGGCGGAGGGGCAGCTTGCGGGCAGTCTTGACGCGCTGGCACCACAACATTCCGCTTATCAATCGCTCGTGACCGAGATGCGCCGCCGCCGCTCTGCGCCGCAGACGAACGACATCGAAATTCCGTCTGGGGAGACGCTCAAGCCGGGCATGAGCTCACCCCGTGTCGAGACGCTGCAAAGACGTCTGAGCATGGATCCGACGGGCCAATTCGATACGGCGACGGCGGATGCAGTCATGACGTTCCAGTCCGAAAATGGCCTGGATGCAGATGGTCTGGTCGGTCCTGCAACCCTGCGGGCGCTCAATCGCGGGTCGTCGCAGGCGATCGATCAGCTGCGTGTCAATCTGGAACGCTGGCGCTGGCTGGCGGATGATCTGGGTCGTCGACATGTGCGTGTCAACATTGCCGATTTCTCCGTTCAGGCTTGGCAGGACGGCGCGATCCACCGGGTTCACGGGGCCATCGTCGGACGCCCTTACCGGAAGACGCCCGTCTTTTCCGATCAAATCCGCTATGTCGTGCTCAATCCCTGGTGGGAGACACCGGCCAGTCTTGCCCGCCGTGACAAGCTGCCGCTGTTTCAGAAAGACCCCGCAGCCGTGAAACGCCTCGGTTTTCAGGTTCTGGACCGCTCAGGCGCTGTGATCGATGCGTCGACGGTTGACTGGAAAGCGGTACCTGCCGGAACCATGCCCTATCGTATCCGTCAGGCTCCCGGCGATCAGAATGCGTTGGGTCAGGTCAAGATCATGTTTCCGAACAGCCACAATGTCTATCTTCATGACACCCCCAATCGGGGCCTGTTTGCCCAGCGACAGCGCGCCTTTTCCTCAGGTTGCATCCGGACGCAGGATCCCATCGATCTGACGGAGTGGCTACTCTCGGAAACGCCAGACTGGAACCGCACTCGGATCGACGCTGCGCTGGATGGCGGGCGGGAAACACGCGCCAATCTCTCCCAGCCGGTGCCGGTCCACATTCTCTATATGACGGCGGTCAGCGATGCTTCGGGCGTGCGGTATCTTGACGACATTTATGACCGGGATGGGGCCGTGCTGGCCGGCCTTAAAAAGACGGCGAAAACCCGGTGA
- a CDS encoding alpha/beta hydrolase family protein gives MKTERFTFPGALGHDLAGRLDLPDNGEVLDYVVFAHGFTIGKNFKPLQTIAKALVEQGYGMLRFDFTGLGDSGGDFSDTNFSTNVSEIQAAAGYLADHYGAPGLLVGHSFGGTAALKAAESLPSVTAVATIGSPCSTSHIVHNFADKLEEIIESGQAEVMLAGRPFVIKNQFLDDIKKHDVAEGLADLNRALLVFHSPQDRVVNIDNASHIFRYAKHPKSFVSLDGADHLLLKNDDDADYVGRVLAAWALRYDRGSPDRDSTSA, from the coding sequence ATGAAAACCGAACGTTTCACATTTCCCGGCGCGCTGGGTCACGATCTCGCTGGGCGACTGGACTTGCCGGATAATGGCGAGGTGCTGGATTACGTCGTGTTTGCGCACGGCTTTACAATCGGGAAGAATTTCAAACCGCTGCAGACGATCGCCAAGGCGCTGGTCGAGCAGGGCTACGGCATGCTGCGGTTCGACTTCACCGGGCTGGGCGACTCGGGCGGTGATTTCTCCGACACGAATTTCTCGACCAATGTCAGCGAGATTCAGGCCGCCGCTGGCTATCTGGCGGATCATTACGGAGCGCCCGGTCTGCTGGTCGGCCATAGTTTTGGCGGGACGGCTGCATTGAAAGCGGCGGAGAGTCTGCCATCCGTGACTGCCGTGGCAACGATCGGCAGTCCCTGTTCGACCTCCCACATCGTGCATAATTTTGCCGACAAGCTGGAGGAGATCATCGAGAGTGGCCAGGCGGAAGTCATGCTGGCGGGGCGGCCTTTCGTAATCAAGAACCAGTTTCTCGACGACATCAAGAAACATGATGTAGCCGAAGGGCTGGCCGACCTGAACCGGGCCTTGCTGGTCTTTCATTCACCGCAGGACCGGGTCGTGAATATCGACAATGCGAGTCACATCTTCCGCTATGCCAAACATCCGAAAAGTTTCGTCAGTCTGGACGGGGCCGATCATCTGCTTCTGAAAAATGATGACGATGCCGATTATGTCGGCCGCGTCCTCGCGGCGTGGGCCTTGCGCTATGATCGCGGCAGTCCGGACAGAGACTCGACCAGCGCCTGA